The following proteins come from a genomic window of Liolophura sinensis isolate JHLJ2023 chromosome 13, CUHK_Ljap_v2, whole genome shotgun sequence:
- the LOC135480163 gene encoding uncharacterized protein LOC135480163, translated as MFHFRTNDVIVGAVVFIFVGVCVNISSGITSIDSDDACEGKNDGCVCNRVGQGTLDLRFVGLSNGSARFENVKGKDGLFYSYNPCFNFSETDQTQKSVAKCQNVAICVKNGTHYNATAVQENAKFDFDRSRQELFIRYQNPEIPGRFTKMYLFCDVNEDLEVTGAGEMQLRSPCVCSGGCTLQPDLSPGSLLLIIFFTVLAAYLVVGSLANKAINGAVGLEIIPNYSFWSELPALVKDGYLFFLSPCLGDQVRYNNIYQNI; from the exons atgtttcactttcgGACTAACGATGTCATTGTCGGAGCTGtcgtgtttatttttgtgggtGTTTGTGTGAATATCTCATCAGGGATCACGTCGATTGACAGTGATGATGCTTGTGAAGGCAAAAACGATGGCTGTGTTTGTAACAGGGTCGGCCAGGGTACCCTAGACCTCCGTTTTGTTGGCTTGTCAAACGGGAGTGCGAGGTTTGAAAACGTCAAGGGAAAAGATGGCTTGTTTTACTCCTACAATCCGTGTTTCAATTTCTCCGAGACAGATCAGACACAGAAGTCGGTAGCCAAATGTCAGAATGTTGCCATCTGTGTGAAGAATGGAACCCACTACAACGCCACAGCTGTCCAGGAAAATGCCAAGTTTGATTTCGACCGAAGTCGTCAGGAATTATTCATTCGCTATCAAAATCCAG AAATTCCTGGTCgcttcacaaaaatgtatttgttctgtGACGTGAATGAGGACTTGGAGGTGACCGGGGCAGGGGAAATGCAGCTGCGCTCCCCATGTGTGTGTAGCGGGGGCTGCACACTGCAGCCTGATCTCAGTCCTGGCTCCCTACTACTCATTATCTTTTTCACTGTCCTGGCTGCTTACCTCGTTGTTG GTTCACTAGCAAACAAGGCTATCAATGGAGCTGTTGGTCTAGAGATTATACCCAACTACAGCTTCTGGTCggagttacctgcccttgtcaaagaTGGCTACTTGTTTTTTCTGAGCCCATGTTTAGGCGATCAAGTTAGATACAACAACATTTACCAGAATATTTGA
- the LOC135480436 gene encoding carbohydrate sulfotransferase 4-like, whose protein sequence is MVAWSVCAKRIALGGSRNWILLLVVFVVYTTWRETFPDAHSLKTITFMAKMKPQGANRPSQSIGHPKIVQDGYQKAILLSYMRGGTTFVGSTFERNKDIFYVFEPEWSLIFQTMNEYQPLQNVDGTFQDPVWIHDADETVERLIQNYLYCNISGIDVTSLRQRFMLEARYTKPLYDCVRMKRNKMANCVKNFTNVCTSKKFRFLKTVRLRVHAIEKLLTNDPSLRIIHMIRDPRGIAVSRQGWQEFYQAKMTFTFGRVCAEMLRDIESVEKLPPEVAKRVLPVLYEEVAENPESMVEHLYKFVQMPYTGYVREYVKNVTHAAKDNTVGFSTQRANSAKTAYSWRAKISWKLSSEIDAICERVYKKVGYLRAKSEQVLRNYNISLRDPHISGSYVDKFRQFRIPP, encoded by the exons ATGGTTGCCTGGAGTGTATGCGCCAAGAGGATAGCCTTGGGAGGATCTCGTAATTGGATTTTACTCTTGGTGGTGTTTGTCGTCTACACAACATGGCGTGAGACATTTCCAG ATGCACACAGTTTAAAAACCATAACGTTTATGGCAAAGATGAAACCCCAAGGAGCAAACCGGCCCAGCCAAAGCATTGGGCATCCTAAAATTGTGCAGGATGGTTACCAGAAGGCCATTTTATTATCGTACATGCGTGGAGGAACAACTTTTGTCGGATCGACATTTGAGAGAAACAAAGACATATTTTACGTATTTGAACCTGAGTGGTCGTTAATATTCCAGACAATGAACGAATACCAGCCCTTGCAGAACGTTGACGGAACTTTTCA AGATCCGGTTTGGATACACGATGCAGATGAAACTGTTGAACGCCTGATCCAgaattatttatattgtaacatCTCTGGTATTGACGTCACAAGTTTACGTCAGAGGTTCATGTTGGAAGCTCGATACACAAAACCGTTATACGACTGCGTGCGAATGAAgagaaacaaaatggcaaacTGTGTAAAGAATTTTACAAATGTCTGTACATCAAAGAAGTTCCGATTCCTTAAAACAGTGAGACTGCGCGTGCATGCTATCGAAAAGCTGCTCACCAACGACCCCAGCCTTCGAATTATCCATATGATCCGTGATCCCAGAGGCATTGCCGTCTCCAGACAGGGCTGGCAAGAGTTTTATCAAGCCAAGATGACCTTCACCTTTGGTAGAGTGTGTGCGGAGATGCTCCGCGACATTGAAAGTGTAGAAAAACTGCCTCCGGAAGTTGCCAAACGAGTGCTTCCGGTTTTGTACGAAGAAGTGGCGGAAAATCCAGAAAGTATGGTTGAACACCTGTATAAATTCGTACAAATGCCATACACTGGCTACGTTCGTGAGTATGTGAAAAACGTTACCCATGCCGCCAAGGATAATACCGTGGGATTCTCTACACAGAGGGCAAACTCTGCCAAGACTGCCTATTCGTGGAGAGCCAAAATCAGCTGGAAACTAAGTTCAGAAATAGACGCCATTTGTGAAAGGGTTTACAAAAAAGTCGGTTATTTACGGGCAAAATCGGAGCAAGTTCTAAGAAACTATAACATATCTTTAAGAGATCCCCATATCAGTGGATCATATGTGGATAAATTTAGACAATTTCGAATCCCACCGTAA